The Clostridia bacterium region TCACCCGTGAAATGCTCGACGCGGCGCGCCGCCACCTCGACGGCGCCGGCTGCCGCAACATCCTGTACGTCGTCGCCGACGCGGAGGACCTGCCGTTCCTCGACGGCACGTTCCACGCCGTGACGTGCCGCATCGCGCCGCACCACTTCCCCAACCCGGACCGCTTCGCGGCGGAAGCCGGACGCGTGCTGCGGCCGGGCGGCCGCTTTCTCCTCATCGACAACGTCGCGCCGGAGGACGGCGACCTCGCCCGGTTCATCAACACGACGGAAAAGATGCGGGACGAGAGCCACGTCCGTTGCCCGTCCGTCCGTGAGTGGCAGGCCTGGCTGCGACGGGCGGGACTCGTCGAGCGGCGGGCGCGGTTGCGGAAGAAGACGCTGGTCTTCGACAGCTGGGTCCGCCGAACGGCCACGTCCGACGCGCAGATCGAGCGTGTCGCGCGGCAACTGCTGGAGGCGCCCGCCCCGGCGCGCGACCACTTCCGCATCGAGGTGGACGGCGGGCAGGTCAAGTCGTTCCAGATCGACGAGTGGATGGCGCTCTACGAAAAGGCTTAGCGCGCCGCCTCGCCTGCGCCGG contains the following coding sequences:
- a CDS encoding methyltransferase domain-containing protein, with translation MDDEHAKAAVRAQFSRAAEAYVHSEIHAKGDDLALLVEWLEPRPDWIVLDVATGGGHTARALSPHAGLVIAADLTREMLDAARRHLDGAGCRNILYVVADAEDLPFLDGTFHAVTCRIAPHHFPNPDRFAAEAGRVLRPGGRFLLIDNVAPEDGDLARFINTTEKMRDESHVRCPSVREWQAWLRRAGLVERRARLRKKTLVFDSWVRRTATSDAQIERVARQLLEAPAPARDHFRIEVDGGQVKSFQIDEWMALYEKA